The following DNA comes from Massilia sp. KIM.
CTGGGCGTGGAATACCGCGAAGGCTTCATCAAGAACCGCTACATCGGCCGCACCTTCATCATGCCGGGCCAGGGCATGCGCAAGAAGTCGGTGCGCCAGAAGCTCAACGCGATCAGCTCCGAATTCAAGGACAAGAACGTGCTGCTGGTGGACGACTCGATCGTGCGCGGCACCACCAGCCGCGAGATCGTGCAGATGGCGCGCGAAGCCGGCGCCCGCAAGGTCTTCTTCGCCTCGGCCGCGCCGCCGGTGCTCTACCCGAACGTGTACGGCATCGACATGCCGACCCGCGACGAGCTGATCGCCCACGGCCGCACCGTCGAGGAAGTGTGCAAGGAGATCACCGCCGACCGCGTGGTCTACCAGGACGTGGACGCGCTCAAGCGCGCCATCTCGAGCGTGAATCCGGCGCTGAAGAGCTTCGAGGCCTCCTGCTTCGACGGCATCTACGTGACCGGCGACGTGACCCCGGCCTACCTCGACAGCCTGGAAGCCGCGCGCCACAAGCCGAGCAAGAAGGGCGCCGAGGACGCGGTGCGCACCCAGCTCAACCTGAACCCGCCTGTCGCCGCGGAGTAAGCCGATGAGCGAGACGTCCAAGTCCTCCAGCTACGGCTTCACCACGACCATCCTGCACAACGACCGCCGCAAGGCGATCGAGCAGGGCTCGCTGCACAAGCCGGTGCATACCTCGGTGGCCTTCGGCTACGGCGACGCGCGCCAGCTGGCCAGCGTCTTCCAGGGCAAGGAGCCGGGCTTCCGCTACGGCCGCCAGGGCAACCCGACCGTCAGCGCGCTCGAGGACAAGATCACGAAGATGGAAGACGGGGTTGCCTCGCTCTGCTTCGCCACCGGCATGGGCGCCATCGGTGCGCTGTTCCAGGCGCTGCTCAGGGCGGGCGACCACGTGGTCTCCTCGTCCTTCCTGTTCGGGAACACCAACAGCCTGTGGCAGACCGTGGCGGGGCAGGGCGTGGACGTGGCCTTCGTGGACGCGACCGAGGTCGCCAACGTGGAAGCGGCGCTGACGCCGAACACCCGCCTGGTGTTCGTCGAGACCATCGCCAACCCGCGCACCCAGGTGGCCGACCTGGCGCGCATCGGCCAGCTGTGCCGCGAGCGCGGCATCCTCTACGTAGTGGACAACACCATGACCACGCCCTATCTGTTCCGTCCGAAGTCGGTCGGCGCGGGCCTGGTGGTGAACTCGCTGACCAAGTCGATCGGCGGCCACGGCATCGCCCTGGGCGGCGCCCTGACCGACACCGGCCTGTTCGACTGGAGCGCCTATCCGAACATCGCCCCGAACTTCCGCAAGCAGCCGGCCCAGGCCCAGGGCATGGCCCAGCTGCGTGCCAAGGCCCTCCGCGACTTCGGCGCGGCCCTGGGGCCGGAGGCGGCCCACCACATCGCGGTCGGCGCCGAGACCCTGGCCCTGCGCATGGAACGCACCAGCGCCAATGCGCTGGCGCTGGCCTCCATGCTGGAAGCCGACGAGCGGGTGGCGGCGGTGCATTATCCGGGCCTCGCCTCGCATCCCCAGCACGGGATCACGAAGGAGCTGTTCCGTTCGGCGGGCTCGCTGATGTCCTTCGAGCTCAAGGACGGCATCGACTGCTTCGATTACCTGAACCGGCTCAAGCTCGGCATCCCGGCCAGCAACCTGGGCGACACCCGCACCCTGGTGATTCCGGTGGCGCACACCATCTTCTTCGAGATGGGACCGGAGCGCCGCGCCAGCATGGGCATCGCCGAGTCCCTGATCCGGGTCTCGGTCGGGATCGAGGACACGGACGACCTGCTGGCGGACTTCCGCCAGGCGCTCGACGCCTGAGCCGTATCCGCTTCGTCAATACGCGGCCGGCTTCATGCCGGCGTTGTGTTTTGGCGGTTGAGCGCAGCAGCGGAATACCGCTATCATGGGTGTTCGATCGGCCTTTTACGACAACCCCATGAAACGTTCGCTTTCCATCCTGACCCTGTCCCTGCTGCTGTCCACCCAGGCCTTCGCCGGCGAGCTCGAAGACGCGCACGCCGCCTTCGAGAAGAAGGATTACGCGACCGCGCTCAAGCTCTACACCAAGCTGGCCAACGCGGGCAATCCGGAAGCCCAGCAGCACCTGGGGCAGATGTACTGGTACGGTGAGGCGGGGGAGGTGGACGAGGCCAAGGCCGAGGCGCTGTTCCGCAAGGCGGCGGCCAAGGGCAACAAGGTGGCGGCTGCCTCGCTGGACGTGATGAAGCAGCGCGTCGAGCGGCGCGCGGACATCGATTACTGGGTCAAGGGCTATGACGGCGCCGACCTGAAGTCGGGCGAATTCCGTTGCCCGGCGCCGCGCATTCCGGCCATGTCCAAGATCAACGAAGAGATCGACCGGGTGGGTGCGGCGGTGAATACCTGGCAGAACTGCTACAACAAGTTCGTCACCAACCTGAACGCGAATTCGCCGCTGACCAAGAAGATTCCTGCGGATATCGCCAAGCTCATGAACAAGCAGGAAACCGAGGCCTCGGCGGCCCACCTGGAACGGGTGCGAGAGAACGTCGCGGAGGAGGCGAAAGTGAGCTCGAAGCTGATCCTGGCGGACTTCGCGGCGTGGAAGGCGGCGACCGAGGCCTACGTGCTGCAGCACAATGCCATGATCAAGAATGCGGCGGCGGAGAAGGGCAAGTAATACGCTGGGGGTGGTTCAGGCAAACTTGGGTCCCGGCCTGCGCCGGGACGACGTGCTGGCGCCGGAGGCCGAAGTCGCTTCGCCGGAGTGCTCCGCACCCTCAACCAACGTCGTCCCGGCGAAGGCCGGGACCCAAGTTTCGCGGCGTGGAAGGCGGCGGCCGGGGTCTATATGTTGCAGCACAATGCCATGATCAAGGATGCGGCGGCGGAGAAGGGCAAGTAATACGCTTGGGGTGGTTCGCGCAAACTTGGGTCCCCGCCTCCGCGGGGACGACGTGTTTGGGTACGTGGCCGAAGTCACACACACACCAACGCTTCCCTGACTTAACCAACGTCATCCCCGCGAAGGCGGGGATCCAAGTTCGCAGCGCAGTGTTACAGCAACCCGCAGTGGCATTCGCAGCGCAGTGTTACAGCAACCCGCAGCGGCCTTCGCAGCGCAGGGTTACGGCACCGCGCCGCAGCTCAATGCCAGCTGCGCATCAAGCCCACCGCCAGCCCCTCGAGCGCGAACTCGTCGCCCGGTTCGACGCGGATCACCTTGAAGTCCGGATTCTCCGGCAAGAGCTCCACCGTATCCCCCGTCTTGCGATAACGCTTGACCGTCACCTCGTCGCCCAGGCGCGCCACCACGATCTGCCCGTTCTTGGCGCTGTCGATCTTCTTCACCGCCAGGAAGTCGCCGTCGCAGATGCCCGCGTCGCGCATCGACCAGCCCTTGACCTTCAGCAGGAAGTCAGGCCGGGCCGAGAACATCGCGGCGTCGACGCTGTAGGTGGCTTCCACGTGCTCCTGGGCCAGGATAGGCGAGCCGGCGGCCACGCGGCCGACCAG
Coding sequences within:
- a CDS encoding cystathionine gamma-synthase family protein, whose translation is MSETSKSSSYGFTTTILHNDRRKAIEQGSLHKPVHTSVAFGYGDARQLASVFQGKEPGFRYGRQGNPTVSALEDKITKMEDGVASLCFATGMGAIGALFQALLRAGDHVVSSSFLFGNTNSLWQTVAGQGVDVAFVDATEVANVEAALTPNTRLVFVETIANPRTQVADLARIGQLCRERGILYVVDNTMTTPYLFRPKSVGAGLVVNSLTKSIGGHGIALGGALTDTGLFDWSAYPNIAPNFRKQPAQAQGMAQLRAKALRDFGAALGPEAAHHIAVGAETLALRMERTSANALALASMLEADERVAAVHYPGLASHPQHGITKELFRSAGSLMSFELKDGIDCFDYLNRLKLGIPASNLGDTRTLVIPVAHTIFFEMGPERRASMGIAESLIRVSVGIEDTDDLLADFRQALDA
- a CDS encoding tetratricopeptide repeat protein translates to MKRSLSILTLSLLLSTQAFAGELEDAHAAFEKKDYATALKLYTKLANAGNPEAQQHLGQMYWYGEAGEVDEAKAEALFRKAAAKGNKVAAASLDVMKQRVERRADIDYWVKGYDGADLKSGEFRCPAPRIPAMSKINEEIDRVGAAVNTWQNCYNKFVTNLNANSPLTKKIPADIAKLMNKQETEASAAHLERVRENVAEEAKVSSKLILADFAAWKAATEAYVLQHNAMIKNAAAEKGK
- the lexA gene encoding transcriptional repressor LexA; protein product: MLKLTARQEQILNLIKEAIENTGFPPTRAEIAAELGFKSANAAEEHLQALARKGAIEISPGTSRGIRLVGATVEQIPMPPPAMMMSLPLVGRVAAGSPILAQEHVEATYSVDAAMFSARPDFLLKVKGWSMRDAGICDGDFLAVKKIDSAKNGQIVVARLGDEVTVKRYRKTGDTVELLPENPDFKVIRVEPGDEFALEGLAVGLMRSWH